A region of Streptomyces sp. TG1A-60 DNA encodes the following proteins:
- a CDS encoding DinB family protein: MHELEALLREYDRARAYTDDLWKDLTADEVTWRPHENSSAIGWHLGHQAHVAHFMIRNLTAAEPSPDPHLDGLMDAANPERFRGALPTVERLAAFRGTVAERVHARIGDIASGSVGAPTQLTTVGTHLLTALVNHEYQHDQWISEVRADNLGHQLPDDPVSDRLSRVDGYLVLNPYA, from the coding sequence ATGCACGAACTCGAAGCGTTGCTGCGCGAGTACGACCGTGCCCGCGCGTACACCGACGACCTGTGGAAGGACCTCACCGCGGACGAGGTGACCTGGCGCCCGCACGAGAATTCCAGCGCCATCGGCTGGCATCTCGGCCACCAGGCCCACGTGGCGCACTTCATGATCCGCAATCTCACCGCGGCCGAGCCCAGCCCCGATCCGCACCTCGACGGACTCATGGACGCGGCGAATCCGGAGAGGTTCCGCGGCGCGCTGCCCACGGTCGAACGGCTCGCCGCGTTCCGCGGCACCGTCGCCGAACGTGTCCACGCCCGCATCGGCGACATCGCCTCCGGCAGCGTCGGCGCGCCCACCCAGTTGACCACCGTCGGAACGCATCTGCTGACCGCGCTGGTCAACCACGAGTACCAGCACGACCAGTGGATCAGCGAGGTCCGCGCCGACAACCTCGGCCACCAGCTGCCGGACGACCCCGTCTCGGACCGGCTCAGCCGCGTCGACGGCTACCTCGTCCTCAACCCCTACGCCTGA